In Notamacropus eugenii isolate mMacEug1 chromosome 1, mMacEug1.pri_v2, whole genome shotgun sequence, one genomic interval encodes:
- the FAXDC2 gene encoding fatty acid hydroxylase domain-containing protein 2 isoform X2, translating into MKGKVGDPLPCERPKQEGHIWGSMKRTAFILGSGLLLFVAFWNSVTWHLQKFWGASGYFWQAQWEKLLSTFAGKEWILFSLGTVLIPTIIFWSFNAFLLVVDTTGKPHFISRYRIQDGKNDPVDPMKLRQALVTVFYNQYIISSPMLVFFYLFLKWREDPCHPELPTFHWFLLELSVFILIEEVMFYYSHRLLHHPMFYKRFHKKHHEWTAPIGVVSLYAHPIEHAVSNMLPAMVGPMVMGSHLSSITMWFSLALIITTISHCGYHLPFLPSPEFHDYHHLKFNQCYGVLGVLDHLHGTDTMFKQTKAYERHVLLLNLTPLSESIPDPPKKIE; encoded by the exons ATGAAGGGAAAAGTTGGGGACCCACTACCATGTGAGAGGCCAAAGCAG GAGGGTCATATCTGGGGCTCCATGAAGAGGACAGCCTTCATTCTGGGCTCTGGTCTGCTTTTGTTtgtggctttttggaactctgtCACCTG GCATTTACAGAAATTTTGGGGTGCCTCAGGCTACTTCTGGCAAGCTCAGTGGGAGAAGCTACTTTCTACTTTTGCAGGAAAGGAGTGgatcctcttctctctag GTACAGTTCTTATTCCTACCATAATATTTTGGAGTTTTAATGCCTTTCTTCTGGTGGTGGACACCACTGGGAAGCCACATTTTATCTCCCGCTACCGAATTCAAGATGGCAAGAATGATCCC GTGGACCCCATGAAACTCCGCCAGGCCCTTGTTACAGTCTTCTACAACCAGTACATCATCTCCTCCCCTATGCTGGTattcttctatctcttcctcaAGTGGCGAGAAGATCCCTGCCACCCTGAGCTGCCCACGTTTCACTGGTTCCTCTTGGAGCTGTCTGTCTTCATACTGATAGAAGAAGTCATGTTCTACTATTCACACCG GCTTCTTCATCACCCCATGTTTTATAAGCGATTTCACAAGAAACACCATGAGTGGACTGCCCCCATCGGTGTGGTCTCTCTCTATGCTCACCCGATAGAGCATGCG GTCTCCAACATGCTGCCAGCCATGGTGGGTCCAATGGTAATGGGCTCTCACCTGTCTTCCATCACCATGTGGTTTTCCTTGGCTCTCATCATCACCACCATATCTCACTGCGGTTACCACCTGCCTTTTCTGCCTTCACCAGAATTCCATGACTACCATCACCTCAA ATTCAACCAGTGCTATGGAGTGCTGGGTGTCCTTGACCATCTTCATGGGACTGATACCATGTTCAAGCAGACGAAGGCCTATGAAAGACATGTGCTGCTGCTGAACCTTACTCCTCTTTCTGAAAGCATCCCCGACCCACCCAAGAAGATAGAGTGA